The Agrobacterium vitis region CTTCTGAAGGATACCGGAGCAAAAGCACCCGTCTACCGCCCGAAGACCAAGACCCTCCATGATTACAACATCAGCGAGGACGTGCCATGCGGCAAATGAAGCTGATGGGCTTGGCCGATCCCGCCTGGATGGATGTTCTGAGGGCCGAGGCCGAAAAGCCGGGCCGCACCAAGGCAGCCATTGCCAAAGAGCTTGGCGTATCGCGCACCGCAATCTCTCTGCTGTGTGCGGGCAAATACAGCGCCCGAACCGACAAGGTGCAAGCCAAGATCGCTGGCCCTGTCATGGCGCTTTACGCCCATCGTGTCTGGTGTCCGCACCTGCATAAGGCGATTTCGGCAGATGCCTGCGCCGAACATCACGCCGCTCCCATGTCCACCAACGATCCTGGCAAGCTCAA contains the following coding sequences:
- a CDS encoding helix-turn-helix domain-containing protein; this translates as MRQMKLMGLADPAWMDVLRAEAEKPGRTKAAIAKELGVSRTAISLLCAGKYSARTDKVQAKIAGPVMALYAHRVWCPHLHKAISADACAEHHAAPMSTNDPGKLKHWAACRNCKQNPENQTS